In Dyadobacter sp. NIV53, a single window of DNA contains:
- a CDS encoding RagB/SusD family nutrient uptake outer membrane protein has product MKLHRFMNLNGKVALLFIILGIASCKSFLEVSPKDQIADSDVWTDTGMADLFLNNVYSGLPGPFNFFDPWENYTDNSMNGVNGLDSRVLYSPSVYTASNTPNWWGQYANIRRANLFIEKVTASAFPDTWKKSKIAEARFLRAYYYQLLWTAHGGVPIIANTLNQNTQGEEIFRPRNTDEETYQFIVDECAAIVDDLPLKAEAGRVSKASALTLKGFCELFWASPLKNTANDKARWALAAASNKKVIELGSHSLFANYETQFYEDNNNNAEVIFAKQYLGGTALGSGKEGLWGPWMVGGVQKAYGGVDPSQELVDEYAMANGLPITDPASGYNPQNPYVNREKRFYQSIVYDGSIWVGAEMVMKQGVGSRNATDLSNTNEATNTGYYLRKTLNPKYTVNGNNLLNSGSFIIYRYAEVLLSYAEAQNEAVGPDETVYSAINQIRMRSELPALKTGLTQAEMRVIIQRERRVELAFEERRWFDLMRLKLAEKNLNGTLHAMKIEVVAGKTVYTVIPAPEGGKTFYADKNYLLPIPQSAMNQNSKLVQNPNY; this is encoded by the coding sequence ATGAAACTCCATAGATTTATGAATTTGAATGGGAAAGTAGCTTTACTGTTCATAATACTGGGAATAGCTTCCTGCAAAAGTTTTCTTGAAGTATCCCCCAAAGACCAGATTGCTGATAGTGATGTCTGGACGGACACAGGCATGGCAGATTTGTTCCTGAACAATGTGTATTCCGGATTGCCGGGCCCGTTTAACTTCTTCGATCCCTGGGAAAACTATACGGATAATTCCATGAACGGTGTTAATGGGCTTGACAGCCGGGTATTATATTCCCCTTCGGTTTATACGGCCAGTAATACGCCTAACTGGTGGGGACAATACGCCAACATCCGCCGTGCCAATCTGTTTATCGAAAAAGTAACAGCATCAGCGTTTCCCGATACCTGGAAAAAATCAAAAATTGCCGAAGCAAGGTTTTTAAGGGCTTATTATTATCAATTGTTGTGGACAGCCCACGGCGGCGTACCGATCATTGCCAATACACTGAACCAGAACACGCAGGGCGAAGAAATATTCAGGCCCCGTAACACCGACGAAGAAACGTATCAGTTCATTGTAGATGAATGCGCGGCTATCGTGGATGACCTGCCGCTGAAAGCCGAAGCTGGCCGGGTTTCCAAAGCCTCTGCACTGACGCTCAAAGGTTTTTGCGAACTATTCTGGGCAAGTCCGCTGAAAAATACTGCCAATGACAAAGCCCGCTGGGCACTCGCAGCTGCTTCCAATAAAAAAGTAATCGAACTGGGATCACACAGCCTGTTTGCGAATTATGAAACGCAATTTTACGAAGATAATAATAACAATGCTGAAGTTATTTTTGCAAAACAATACCTCGGCGGTACAGCACTGGGAAGCGGAAAAGAAGGTTTATGGGGCCCATGGATGGTAGGCGGTGTGCAGAAAGCGTACGGTGGAGTCGATCCGTCGCAGGAACTTGTGGATGAATATGCGATGGCCAATGGTTTGCCAATCACAGATCCGGCTTCGGGATACAATCCTCAAAACCCGTATGTGAACCGGGAGAAAAGATTCTATCAGTCCATTGTCTACGACGGGTCGATCTGGGTCGGTGCTGAAATGGTTATGAAACAAGGTGTTGGCAGCAGGAATGCAACCGATCTGAGTAATACCAATGAGGCAACCAATACCGGTTATTACCTGCGGAAAACGCTGAACCCTAAATACACGGTAAATGGCAACAACCTGTTGAATAGCGGCAGTTTCATTATTTATCGCTACGCAGAAGTGTTACTGAGCTATGCAGAAGCACAAAACGAAGCCGTTGGACCGGATGAAACGGTATATTCTGCCATTAACCAGATACGTATGCGGTCGGAATTACCCGCACTGAAAACCGGATTGACCCAGGCCGAAATGCGTGTGATCATTCAGCGGGAACGCCGGGTTGAGCTGGCATTTGAGGAAAGGCGCTGGTTTGACCTGATGCGGCTGAAACTCGCAGAAAAGAACCTGAACGGTACGCTGCATGCCATGAAAATCGAGGTAGTTGCTGGAAAAACGGTTTATACTGTGATTCCGGCACCCGAAGGCGGCAAAACGTTCTATGCCGATAAAAATTACCTCTTGCCTATCCCGCAATCGGCGATGAACCAGAATTCCAAGCTGGTCCAAAACCCTAATTACTAG
- a CDS encoding TonB-dependent receptor, which yields MSVIIKGTQRGIVSGVDGKFELADTDESAILIFSFVGYESQEIAVGNRTVLDVSLKASIKALSEVVVVGYGTQKKTSVTAAVSTLKGEQIAATPLTNLSNGLGGRISGVIAKQASGEPGRDGSSIYIRGVSSTGNNQPLLVVDGIPRNFQQLDPNTIETFTVLKDAAAVAPYGVAGANGVVLVTTKRGKTGTPSLTYNAYVGFQNPTVMPDYLHGHEFATLKNAAAANAGLPVPYSDEALQKFKDGSDNDSYPADNYVKELVNRNAVITTHNIELSGGAERIKYYASLGYQYQAGMWPSTNNKRYNLSMNLDAQATKTTKISFTLNGRVQQSRYPSIGTSRIFELIGYSHLQNGPLFFSNGMNGTYVTGSIYNSGYQKTNTTALYSQLSVEQQIPFIPGLAAKGTIAYDPTMIMDKIWTVPVHLATINTVTKDITDGIFGAAKASLNQNYRQYQQLTYQASLNYTKSFGKSNIGALAVFEAKANDTIALGASRRNYNLSIDELNMGSSSNADMTTNGTANYGRQMGLVYRVTYDYADKYLFEASGRYDGSYYFAAENRFGFFPAFSLGWRLSEENFIKKNIRWIDNLKLRGSYGEVGALAGSAFQYMSTYSVAGPAYVLGGNAVQAIRERNEPNPNITWERAKKTNIGIEGTFWKGLLSVEADYFYEKRSNMLVNPDVIVPAEYGIGLSQVNAGIMQNQGIDLSIGSSHRFTSDLRVSVNGNFTYAKNKLLQVFEAGATFNNPNRRLTGKPLGTQFGFHSMGFFQLADFDDAGNLKPGIAVQPWGKVLPGDIRYEDMNNDGKINDDDRTRIGDAVATPRIIYGISPNIQYKGFTLDILFQGAAKTNYYYAGSAAWAFSNGMGAVRENLDYWTPENPNAKNPRITNAPTTNNTQTSSFWVGNAGYLRLKSLTLSYSLPPAITQKVKIQNARIYVSGQNILTWTKLRNFDPEITQVNAWSYPQQKVMSVGVNVTF from the coding sequence GTGAGCGTTATTATAAAAGGTACACAGCGGGGCATCGTCAGTGGTGTCGATGGAAAATTTGAACTCGCAGACACGGACGAATCTGCCATCCTGATTTTCAGTTTTGTAGGTTACGAAAGCCAGGAAATTGCAGTGGGCAACAGGACCGTTCTGGACGTTTCCCTGAAAGCCAGTATCAAAGCATTGAGTGAAGTGGTCGTTGTAGGATACGGAACGCAAAAGAAAACGTCGGTGACGGCTGCTGTATCCACATTGAAGGGAGAACAGATTGCAGCCACGCCGCTTACCAACCTGAGTAACGGCTTAGGCGGCCGGATTTCCGGTGTGATCGCAAAGCAGGCTTCCGGTGAGCCGGGCAGGGATGGTTCCAGTATTTACATCCGCGGGGTTTCATCGACGGGCAACAACCAGCCTTTGCTTGTGGTAGATGGTATTCCAAGAAATTTTCAACAGCTTGATCCTAACACCATTGAAACCTTCACCGTGCTGAAAGATGCAGCTGCGGTAGCGCCATACGGTGTTGCCGGGGCGAACGGTGTGGTGCTGGTAACGACCAAACGCGGAAAAACGGGAACGCCTTCGCTGACTTACAACGCCTATGTTGGCTTCCAGAATCCGACTGTAATGCCCGATTACCTGCATGGTCACGAATTTGCCACACTGAAAAACGCGGCTGCCGCAAACGCTGGTTTGCCGGTACCTTATTCGGATGAAGCGCTGCAAAAGTTCAAAGATGGTTCAGACAACGATTCATATCCGGCCGACAACTATGTGAAGGAACTGGTGAACCGCAATGCTGTCATCACAACACACAACATTGAGCTTTCGGGCGGTGCCGAACGGATTAAATACTATGCCAGCCTGGGTTACCAGTATCAGGCAGGTATGTGGCCCTCGACAAATAATAAACGTTATAATCTGTCGATGAACCTGGATGCCCAGGCAACCAAAACCACCAAGATTTCTTTTACCCTGAACGGGCGTGTACAGCAGTCGCGGTACCCGTCAATAGGAACATCCCGTATTTTTGAGCTGATCGGTTATTCACATCTGCAAAACGGACCGCTCTTTTTCAGCAATGGCATGAACGGTACTTATGTGACCGGCAGTATTTACAACAGTGGATATCAGAAAACAAACACGACCGCATTGTATTCCCAATTGTCTGTTGAACAGCAAATTCCTTTCATTCCCGGGCTGGCTGCGAAGGGAACCATTGCTTATGACCCAACGATGATCATGGACAAGATCTGGACCGTACCGGTTCATTTGGCAACAATCAATACGGTAACGAAAGATATTACCGACGGCATATTTGGCGCGGCCAAAGCATCCCTGAACCAAAATTACAGACAGTACCAGCAACTCACGTACCAGGCCAGCCTGAATTATACCAAATCGTTTGGTAAAAGCAATATTGGGGCGCTGGCAGTTTTTGAGGCCAAAGCCAACGATACCATTGCACTGGGAGCATCCCGCCGTAATTACAACCTGAGCATTGATGAACTGAATATGGGCAGTTCGAGCAATGCAGATATGACCACGAACGGAACGGCGAACTATGGCCGCCAGATGGGCCTGGTTTACCGGGTTACCTACGATTACGCCGATAAATACTTATTTGAAGCAAGCGGACGTTACGACGGCAGTTACTATTTTGCTGCTGAAAACCGCTTCGGTTTCTTTCCTGCATTCTCTCTTGGCTGGCGGTTATCGGAAGAAAATTTTATCAAGAAAAACATTCGCTGGATCGACAACCTGAAATTACGGGGATCGTATGGCGAAGTAGGTGCCCTGGCTGGCAGTGCATTCCAGTACATGAGTACATACAGTGTTGCCGGCCCCGCTTATGTTCTGGGTGGTAACGCAGTTCAGGCCATCCGGGAACGTAATGAGCCTAATCCCAACATCACGTGGGAACGTGCCAAGAAAACCAATATTGGTATTGAAGGTACATTCTGGAAAGGATTACTAAGTGTAGAAGCGGATTACTTTTATGAAAAACGATCCAATATGCTCGTCAATCCGGATGTGATCGTTCCGGCGGAATACGGTATTGGCCTGAGCCAGGTAAACGCCGGTATCATGCAAAATCAGGGCATCGACCTTTCCATTGGTTCTTCGCACCGGTTCACATCAGACCTTCGTGTTTCTGTAAATGGCAACTTTACCTATGCCAAAAATAAGCTGCTGCAGGTATTTGAAGCCGGTGCTACGTTTAACAATCCCAACCGCCGGCTAACCGGAAAACCACTCGGAACACAATTTGGATTTCATTCAATGGGCTTTTTTCAACTGGCCGATTTCGATGATGCAGGAAATTTGAAACCGGGCATTGCAGTACAGCCATGGGGTAAGGTTTTACCTGGTGATATTCGTTATGAGGACATGAACAATGATGGAAAAATTAACGATGATGACAGGACCAGGATTGGTGACGCCGTGGCAACTCCCCGCATTATTTACGGTATTTCTCCTAATATCCAATACAAAGGCTTTACACTGGATATCCTGTTTCAGGGTGCCGCAAAAACGAACTACTATTATGCTGGCAGCGCGGCATGGGCATTCAGCAACGGCATGGGTGCTGTAAGGGAGAACCTGGATTACTGGACACCGGAAAACCCGAACGCTAAAAACCCGCGTATCACCAACGCGCCAACAACCAACAATACCCAGACTTCCTCTTTCTGGGTAGGCAATGCTGGCTACCTAAGGTTAAAAAGCCTAACCTTATCATATTCCCTGCCACCGGCGATTACGCAAAAGGTCAAAATACAGAATGCAAGGATCTATGTATCCGGCCAGAATATCCTGACCTGGACTAAGTTAAGAAATTTTGACCCGGAAATAACCCAGGTAAATGCATGGAGTTATCCACAGCAAAAAGTAATGTCAGTTGGTGTAAATGTTACTTTCTAA
- a CDS encoding STN domain-containing protein, with protein sequence MQKNVSVKRILINVMRITVLQLMLAALFCDISLALDTRAQEILRKEISIQMESVEVRHILSRIEKQANVKFIYSTNSIQARQKVSLSASNRVLSKVLDELLTPIQISFEVVDSRILLHKKPMESLNAPFDIDAKKTSRERSQMKRVKPYPV encoded by the coding sequence ATGCAAAAAAATGTATCTGTCAAACGGATTTTAATTAATGTCATGCGAATAACTGTTTTGCAGTTAATGCTAGCTGCCCTTTTCTGTGATATTTCACTGGCACTGGACACGCGTGCCCAGGAAATACTTCGGAAGGAAATATCCATTCAGATGGAATCCGTGGAAGTAAGGCATATCCTGAGCCGAATCGAAAAGCAGGCCAATGTGAAATTTATTTACAGCACGAATAGTATTCAGGCACGACAAAAAGTATCACTGAGTGCTTCCAATCGGGTTCTTTCAAAGGTATTGGACGAGTTGCTGACGCCGATCCAGATTTCGTTTGAGGTAGTAGATTCCAGGATCCTGCTGCATAAAAAACCGATGGAAAGCCTTAACGCCCCGTTTGACATTGATGCGAAAAAAACCTCACGGGAACGATCACAGATGAAAAGGGTGAAGCCTTACCCGGTGTGA
- a CDS encoding FecR family protein, with translation MNQHDFDILLQKYLSGECGPEEESQILEWTDTALANKKTPINKSEQKIVEKKIWKRIHLSVLSAPSGFSTIGWRWLAVAAMLTVLFSVAVIYPDFLQQFSTGIAAKDGSDDPGFTLIKDYAVIKNTSGHSRKVSLEDGSVVTLTKESSLKYPKHFNKKLREVELEGEAFFDVQKDSARPFFVYTGELVTQVLGTSFNVKSYKNSRTIEVKVVSGRVSVYENKQKAPHNRNGVILRPNQKITFDKESKKLLPELVEIPLLQISQDKKFELIFEDASLLQVLSVIQKAYGVEIVVENPSLNDCIFTGDLTGLSLHTQLRFICKSVNASYELRGTTFFIKGDGCNK, from the coding sequence ATGAATCAACACGACTTCGATATATTGTTGCAGAAATACCTTTCCGGTGAATGCGGGCCCGAAGAGGAAAGCCAGATACTGGAATGGACCGATACCGCACTTGCCAACAAAAAAACGCCCATTAACAAGTCGGAACAAAAAATTGTAGAGAAAAAAATATGGAAACGTATACACTTATCCGTCCTCTCGGCACCTTCTGGTTTTAGTACAATTGGCTGGCGCTGGCTCGCAGTTGCCGCGATGTTAACGGTGCTGTTCAGCGTGGCCGTTATCTATCCTGATTTTTTGCAGCAGTTCAGCACAGGTATCGCTGCAAAAGACGGTTCTGATGATCCGGGTTTTACTTTGATTAAAGATTATGCAGTGATAAAAAACACTTCGGGCCACAGCAGGAAAGTGTCGCTGGAAGATGGAAGTGTAGTAACGCTAACGAAAGAAAGCAGTTTGAAATACCCTAAACATTTTAACAAAAAACTGCGTGAAGTCGAGTTGGAAGGGGAAGCTTTTTTTGATGTCCAAAAAGATTCGGCACGTCCGTTCTTTGTGTACACGGGTGAGCTGGTTACCCAAGTTCTGGGAACAAGTTTTAATGTAAAATCTTATAAAAATTCCAGGACGATCGAAGTTAAAGTAGTGAGTGGCCGCGTTTCGGTGTATGAAAACAAACAAAAAGCACCGCATAACCGGAACGGAGTAATTTTGAGGCCAAACCAGAAAATAACTTTCGACAAGGAATCCAAAAAACTGCTTCCTGAATTGGTGGAAATCCCTTTACTGCAAATCTCACAGGATAAAAAGTTTGAACTGATATTTGAAGACGCCTCGCTTTTACAGGTTTTGTCGGTAATCCAGAAAGCATACGGAGTTGAGATCGTTGTCGAAAATCCGTCGCTGAACGATTGCATTTTTACGGGAGACCTTACAGGACTTTCCCTGCACACACAACTAAGATTTATTTGTAAATCGGTGAACGCCAGTTACGAGCTGAGGGGCACCACTTTTTTTATCAAAGGCGATGGCTGTAATAAATAG
- a CDS encoding RNA polymerase sigma factor: MYKRFTDEQLVDSLRIGKEKAFEEIYHRYWYRLYAIAYQETGTREEAEELVQDVFENLWCKREESVIKHLRAYLVVSMKHRVTNYIKSSITQRKYQEYLILNEIQQSYGTDEIVHFSDLSKAVDEVMKKLPEKTSEVFRLSRFENRSVKDIAKKLSLTEKGVEYHITQSLKVLKDQLKIYNSDN; the protein is encoded by the coding sequence ATGTACAAACGTTTTACCGATGAACAATTAGTAGATTCTCTTCGGATTGGCAAGGAAAAAGCCTTTGAAGAAATATACCACCGATACTGGTATAGGTTGTACGCAATCGCATACCAGGAAACCGGCACCAGGGAGGAAGCGGAAGAACTCGTACAGGACGTGTTTGAAAATCTTTGGTGTAAACGGGAGGAATCGGTCATCAAACATTTGCGGGCTTATCTGGTGGTATCCATGAAACACCGCGTAACGAACTACATCAAGTCGTCTATTACACAAAGAAAATACCAGGAATATCTGATACTGAACGAAATTCAGCAATCGTACGGCACGGATGAAATTGTCCATTTTTCTGATCTGTCTAAGGCGGTGGATGAGGTCATGAAAAAGTTACCGGAAAAGACCTCCGAAGTTTTTCGGCTCAGCCGTTTTGAAAACCGGTCAGTAAAAGATATTGCCAAAAAACTCAGCCTTACAGAGAAAGGAGTTGAGTACCATATCACACAGTCTCTCAAAGTTTTGAAAGACCAGTTAAAAATTTACAATTCAGATAACTAA
- a CDS encoding response regulator: protein MKETITCLVIDDDPDDHVIFQMAIRQTCLQVNCIFTYDCMDAFQSLKAVNVSIPDFLFIDWNLSAMNGAECLFNLRQLPLANSQVIFYSGCMPYLQNPDEFKNKYFLKKPDTVEEFADELKMILETTKNETDFYLRQK from the coding sequence ATGAAAGAAACAATAACATGTTTAGTAATTGACGATGATCCGGACGATCACGTTATTTTTCAGATGGCCATCCGGCAAACCTGTTTACAGGTAAATTGTATCTTTACTTATGATTGTATGGACGCTTTTCAGAGCTTAAAAGCGGTTAATGTTTCAATTCCGGATTTCCTTTTTATAGATTGGAACCTGTCGGCTATGAACGGTGCCGAATGTTTGTTCAATCTCAGACAGCTACCGCTGGCCAATAGCCAGGTCATTTTTTATTCCGGCTGCATGCCCTACCTGCAAAATCCGGATGAGTTTAAGAACAAATACTTTTTAAAAAAACCGGATACTGTTGAGGAATTTGCCGATGAGCTCAAAATGATACTGGAAACAACTAAAAATGAGACTGATTTTTATTTAAGACAGAAATAA